A genome region from Flavobacterium sp. includes the following:
- the bglX gene encoding beta-glucosidase BglX: MKNKLVLLFLGCAVLGYAQKKTTKSTVKIKPKSEFVAELMSKMTLEEKLGQLNLPTSGDITTGQANSSNVAKNIAEGKVGGLFNIKSVQKIKEVQKIAVEQSRLKIPLLFGMDVIHGYETTFPIPLGLSCTWDMALIERSAQIAAKEASADGINWTFSPMVDISRDPRWGRVSEGSGEDPYLGSQIAKAMVNGYQQHDLSKNNSILACVKHFALYGAPEGGRDYNTVDMSHIRMFNDYFPPYKAAVDAGVGSVMASFNEIDGIPATGNKWLMTDVLRKQWGFKGFVVTDFTGIPEMIEHGMGNLQDVSALAMNAGVEMDMVGEGFLGTLKKSLDEKRVSIETIDNAVKLILEAKYDLGLFQDPYKYCDEKRAKTEIFTTDSRKEARQIAAQSLVLLKNQNQLLPLKKSGTIALIGPLADAKENMPGTWSVATRMENAVSLLAGIKEVAGPSTKVLYAKGSNLDYDETFETNATMFGKTLHRDGRSKEELLAEALKVANQSDVIVAALGESAEMSGESSSRTNLQIPQAQKDLLNALLKTGKPVVVVLFDGRPLVITDEEKTVPAILNAWFAGTEAGYAIADVLFGDVNPSGKLTSTFPRSVGQLPIYYAHKNTGRPLSNTEGKFEKFRSNYIDERNEPLFPFGFGLSYTTFDYSNLKISSDKMNFSGKLKVTVDVTNTGNFDGKETVQLYIRDLVGSVTRPVRELKGFQKITLKKGEKQTVSFDITVEDLKFYDSDLQFVAEPGQFDVFVGGNSTADKKVSFELTK; this comes from the coding sequence ATGAAAAACAAATTAGTCTTACTTTTTTTAGGATGTGCTGTTTTGGGTTACGCTCAAAAAAAGACCACAAAAAGTACAGTAAAAATTAAACCTAAGTCGGAGTTTGTGGCAGAATTAATGTCTAAAATGACATTAGAAGAAAAATTAGGTCAATTAAATTTACCTACATCTGGAGATATTACAACAGGACAGGCAAACAGCTCAAATGTTGCTAAAAATATTGCAGAAGGAAAAGTGGGCGGTTTGTTCAATATAAAATCAGTACAAAAAATTAAAGAAGTTCAAAAAATTGCCGTTGAACAAAGCCGTTTAAAAATTCCGTTACTTTTTGGTATGGATGTTATTCACGGTTACGAAACAACATTCCCAATTCCGTTAGGATTATCTTGTACATGGGATATGGCGTTAATTGAAAGAAGCGCGCAGATCGCAGCGAAAGAAGCAAGTGCAGACGGAATCAACTGGACATTCTCTCCAATGGTAGATATTTCTCGTGATCCAAGATGGGGAAGAGTTTCTGAAGGTTCTGGAGAAGATCCGTATTTAGGAAGCCAAATTGCAAAAGCAATGGTAAACGGATATCAGCAGCACGATCTTTCAAAAAACAACTCAATTTTAGCGTGTGTAAAACACTTTGCATTATACGGTGCGCCAGAAGGTGGACGTGATTACAACACAGTTGATATGAGCCATATCAGAATGTTTAATGATTATTTTCCTCCTTACAAAGCAGCTGTTGATGCTGGTGTAGGTTCAGTTATGGCTTCTTTCAATGAGATTGACGGAATTCCGGCAACTGGAAATAAATGGTTAATGACTGATGTTTTAAGAAAACAATGGGGTTTTAAAGGTTTCGTAGTAACCGATTTTACAGGAATTCCTGAAATGATCGAACACGGAATGGGGAATCTTCAAGACGTTTCGGCTTTGGCTATGAATGCAGGTGTAGAAATGGATATGGTTGGAGAAGGTTTCTTAGGAACTTTGAAAAAATCATTAGATGAAAAAAGAGTTTCAATTGAAACAATTGATAATGCCGTTAAGTTGATTTTAGAAGCAAAATACGATTTAGGTTTATTTCAGGATCCATATAAATATTGCGATGAAAAAAGAGCAAAAACTGAAATTTTCACAACAGACAGCAGAAAAGAGGCTCGCCAGATTGCCGCTCAGTCATTGGTATTGTTAAAAAATCAAAACCAATTATTACCGCTTAAAAAATCAGGAACAATTGCTTTAATCGGACCTTTGGCAGATGCTAAAGAAAATATGCCGGGAACATGGAGTGTTGCTACAAGAATGGAAAATGCCGTTTCTTTATTAGCAGGAATTAAAGAAGTTGCAGGACCATCAACAAAAGTTTTATATGCAAAAGGAAGTAATTTAGATTACGATGAAACTTTTGAAACAAACGCAACAATGTTTGGTAAAACATTACACCGTGACGGACGTTCAAAAGAAGAATTATTGGCAGAAGCTTTAAAAGTAGCAAACCAATCTGATGTAATTGTTGCGGCTTTAGGAGAATCTGCAGAAATGAGCGGAGAATCTAGCAGCCGTACGAATTTACAAATTCCACAAGCGCAAAAAGATTTATTAAATGCGTTATTAAAAACAGGAAAACCAGTTGTTGTAGTTTTATTTGACGGACGTCCGTTAGTTATTACAGACGAAGAAAAAACAGTTCCTGCCATTTTAAATGCTTGGTTTGCTGGTACAGAAGCTGGCTATGCTATTGCTGATGTTTTATTTGGAGATGTAAATCCTTCTGGTAAATTGACTTCAACTTTCCCAAGAAGTGTTGGTCAATTGCCAATTTACTACGCGCACAAAAATACAGGAAGACCACTTTCGAATACAGAAGGAAAATTCGAAAAATTCAGATCAAATTATATTGACGAAAGAAACGAACCATTATTCCCATTCGGATTTGGTTTGAGTTATACGACTTTTGATTATTCAAACCTGAAAATTTCTTCTGATAAAATGAATTTCAGTGGAAAATTAAAAGTAACAGTTGATGTAACAAACACTGGAAATTTTGACGGAAAAGAAACAGTTCAATTATACATCAGAGATTTAGTTGGTTCAGTAACAAGACCAGTTAGAGAATTAAAAGGTTTCCAAAAAATAACACTTAAAAAAGGTGAAAAACAAACCGTAAGTTTTGACATTACTGTTGAAGATTTAAAATTTTATGACTCTGATTTACAATTCGTAGCAGAGCCTGGACAGTTTGATGTTTTCGTTGGAGGAAATTCGACTGCCGACAAGAAAGTTAGTTTTGAGTTAACTAAATAG
- a CDS encoding glycerophosphodiester phosphodiesterase family protein codes for MNTFKIFTAVCLFVFSYSNAQKNAVVAHRGAWKKNNLPENSIASLRHAIDLKLPGSEFDVWRTADDSLVINHDAHYNKLLIEETNYADLIRFKLSNGEKLPTLYEYISEGKKNNKHTLLVCEIKPSEINKERGQKTALMAVETIKKLKAEKITCYISFDYDILKQIRKIDPKTSLQYLEGNKSPKEVKADKINGVDYHYSVFKKHPEWIKEAKENNIILNAWTVNEAADMDWIIENKFNYITTNEPELLSEKLKEKK; via the coding sequence ATGAATACTTTTAAAATATTTACTGCAGTCTGTCTTTTTGTTTTTTCATATTCTAATGCACAAAAGAATGCTGTAGTAGCACATCGCGGCGCATGGAAAAAAAACAATTTGCCCGAAAATTCAATCGCATCATTAAGACATGCCATTGATTTAAAACTTCCCGGTTCTGAGTTTGACGTTTGGAGAACAGCTGATGATTCACTTGTAATTAATCATGATGCACATTACAACAAACTGCTTATTGAAGAAACAAATTATGCAGATCTAATTCGATTTAAGCTCTCTAATGGAGAGAAACTTCCAACATTATACGAATATATTTCAGAAGGAAAAAAGAACAACAAACATACTCTTTTGGTCTGCGAAATAAAACCTTCAGAAATAAATAAAGAAAGAGGACAAAAAACAGCATTAATGGCTGTTGAAACTATCAAGAAATTAAAAGCAGAAAAAATCACCTGCTACATCAGTTTTGATTACGATATTCTAAAACAAATTAGAAAAATTGATCCGAAAACTTCTTTACAATATTTAGAAGGAAATAAATCTCCAAAAGAAGTAAAAGCAGATAAAATAAACGGTGTTGATTATCATTATTCAGTCTTTAAAAAACATCCGGAATGGATAAAAGAAGCCAAAGAAAATAATATAATTCTAAATGCCTGGACAGTTAACGAAGCAGCTGATATGGACTGGATTATAGAGAATAAATTTAATTATATCACTACAAACGAACCTGAACTTTTAAGCGAAAAATTAAAAGAGAAAAAATAG
- a CDS encoding discoidin domain-containing protein, with protein MKKIFILLLMACTTSFWAQNIPGKTEWFDPNKPATTYCNPINIGYNYTTYNHNGIPYSRRSSADPVIITYKGEYYLFATNQAGFFWSKDMSDWNFVYGSFQRKPGDDDQCAPAAWVVNDTLFYVGSTWNRDHPIWKTADPKSGKWTRHVDKAMLPTWDPAIFQDDDKKVYMYYGSSGKLPLVGVEVDYNTWFPKGNQADYATLYKAAEVEDIQKPYGQIKEVAILDPSAHGWERFGPNNDMEPAPWGNFIEGAWMTKHNGKYYMQYGAPATEFKGYANGVHVGDNPLGPFTYQRHNPMSYKPGGFVIGAGHGNTFADNYGNYWNTGTCKISIKDRFERRIDMFPAGFDKDDVMYSITSYGDFPIVLPTGQRDQTKGASSGWMLLSYKKPVTVSSSEDCMEVETHRMDNGGKKVYEKFCYGPENLTDENIQTYWSAKTGDPGEWLQMDLGRQMEINALQINYADHKATQYNKAMDIYYQYKIFMSDDAQNWTLVVDKSKNDKDAPHDYVELTKPFKARYIKMVNIHNASGLFAVSDFRVFGNGLSEKPKAITAFKVDRNKADSRNAMISWKKQNDAVGYNIYYGIAPDKLYNSIMVYGDNSYDFRGLDKGTKYYFTIEPFNENGIGAKNKIIEVK; from the coding sequence ATGAAAAAGATATTTATATTGCTTTTAATGGCTTGTACAACAAGTTTTTGGGCGCAAAATATTCCCGGAAAAACAGAATGGTTTGATCCAAATAAACCTGCGACAACCTATTGTAACCCAATTAATATAGGATACAATTATACGACTTACAATCATAATGGCATTCCTTATTCTCGTCGTTCCAGTGCAGATCCGGTAATTATCACTTACAAAGGCGAATATTATTTATTTGCAACCAATCAGGCAGGTTTCTTTTGGAGTAAAGATATGTCAGACTGGAATTTTGTTTACGGAAGTTTTCAAAGAAAGCCCGGCGATGACGATCAATGTGCGCCTGCGGCTTGGGTTGTAAACGATACCTTATTTTACGTAGGCTCAACATGGAATAGAGACCATCCAATTTGGAAAACAGCCGATCCGAAATCAGGAAAATGGACACGTCATGTAGACAAGGCAATGTTACCCACATGGGATCCTGCGATTTTTCAGGATGATGATAAAAAAGTATATATGTATTATGGTTCAAGCGGAAAACTGCCTTTAGTAGGTGTTGAGGTGGATTACAATACGTGGTTTCCAAAAGGAAATCAGGCCGATTATGCGACATTATACAAAGCAGCAGAAGTAGAAGATATTCAAAAACCTTATGGACAAATAAAAGAAGTTGCTATTCTTGATCCTTCTGCACACGGCTGGGAACGTTTTGGACCCAATAATGATATGGAACCTGCTCCTTGGGGAAATTTTATTGAAGGAGCATGGATGACTAAACACAACGGAAAATACTATATGCAATATGGAGCGCCGGCAACAGAATTTAAAGGCTATGCAAATGGTGTTCATGTAGGAGATAATCCGTTGGGGCCGTTTACCTATCAAAGACACAATCCGATGTCGTATAAACCAGGAGGATTTGTAATTGGAGCAGGACATGGAAATACGTTTGCAGATAATTACGGAAATTACTGGAACACAGGAACATGCAAGATTTCTATAAAAGACCGTTTTGAGCGTCGTATAGATATGTTTCCTGCCGGTTTTGATAAAGATGATGTAATGTATTCAATTACTTCTTACGGAGATTTTCCAATTGTGCTGCCAACGGGTCAAAGAGATCAGACAAAAGGAGCTTCATCAGGATGGATGCTTCTTTCGTATAAAAAACCGGTAACCGTTTCTTCTTCTGAAGATTGTATGGAAGTGGAAACACACAGAATGGATAACGGAGGTAAAAAAGTATACGAGAAATTCTGTTACGGTCCCGAAAATTTAACGGATGAAAATATTCAGACGTATTGGTCCGCAAAAACAGGTGATCCGGGAGAATGGCTTCAAATGGATTTAGGAAGACAAATGGAAATCAATGCTTTGCAGATTAATTACGCAGATCATAAAGCAACTCAGTACAACAAAGCAATGGATATTTATTATCAGTATAAAATATTTATGTCTGATGATGCCCAAAATTGGACTTTAGTAGTTGACAAATCTAAAAATGATAAAGATGCACCACACGATTATGTAGAGCTTACAAAACCATTTAAAGCGCGTTACATCAAAATGGTAAACATTCATAACGCATCTGGTTTATTTGCTGTTTCAGATTTCAGGGTTTTTGGAAACGGATTATCAGAAAAACCAAAAGCGATTACTGCTTTTAAAGTTGATCGTAACAAAGCCGATTCAAGAAACGCTATGATTTCGTGGAAAAAACAAAATGATGCCGTTGGATATAATATTTATTACGGAATTGCGCCTGATAAATTATACAACAGTATTATGGTTTACGGCGATAATTCGTATGATTTTAGAGGTTTAGATAAAGGAACTAAATATTACTTTACAATCGAGCCTTTTAATGAAAATGGAATAGGAGCAAAGAATAAGATTATCGAAGTGAAAT